One Mycolicibacterium crocinum DNA window includes the following coding sequences:
- a CDS encoding SDR family oxidoreductase, with protein sequence MGQFDEKVAIVTGAGGGIGQAYAEALAREGAAVVVADINIDGAQKVADGIKGEGGTALALPVDVSDLASAKAMADATLAEFGGIDYLVNNAAIFGGMKLDFLITVDWDYYKKFMSVNLDGALVCTRAVYKKMAKRGGGAIINQSSTAAWLYSNFYGLAKAGVNSLTQQLATELGGQNIRINAIAPGPINTEANRTTTPQEMVADIVKGIPLSRMGEVDDLVGMCLFLLSDQAKWITGQIFNVDGGQIFRS encoded by the coding sequence ATGGGACAGTTCGACGAGAAGGTGGCCATCGTCACCGGCGCGGGCGGCGGCATCGGTCAGGCCTACGCCGAGGCGCTCGCGCGTGAGGGTGCTGCCGTAGTGGTCGCCGACATCAACATCGACGGCGCGCAGAAGGTCGCCGATGGGATCAAGGGTGAGGGCGGCACTGCGCTCGCGCTGCCCGTCGACGTCAGCGACCTGGCGTCGGCCAAGGCGATGGCGGATGCGACCCTGGCCGAATTCGGCGGCATCGACTACCTGGTGAACAACGCGGCGATCTTCGGCGGGATGAAGCTGGACTTCCTGATCACCGTCGATTGGGACTACTACAAGAAGTTCATGAGCGTGAACCTCGACGGTGCGTTGGTGTGCACCCGGGCGGTGTACAAGAAGATGGCCAAGCGCGGCGGCGGCGCGATCATCAACCAGTCGTCGACCGCGGCGTGGCTGTACTCGAACTTCTACGGCCTGGCGAAGGCCGGTGTCAACAGCCTCACCCAGCAGCTGGCCACCGAGCTCGGCGGCCAGAACATCCGCATCAATGCGATCGCACCAGGCCCGATCAACACCGAGGCCAACCGCACCACCACCCCGCAGGAGATGGTCGCCGACATCGTGAAGGGAATTCCGTTGTCGCGCATGGGTGAAGTGGACGATCTGGTCGGCATGTGCCTGTTCCTGCTGTCCGATCAGGCCAAGTGGATCACGGGCCAGATCTTCAATGTCGACGGTGGACAGATCTTCCGCTCATGA